In Agromyces sp. SYSU T00194, a genomic segment contains:
- a CDS encoding PH-like domain-containing protein: MDEYLVGGLVAAALVALFATLMIRSWRARRGRDAGIVDHPQPAEPGAPVLEAPVMHVATTPHRRPVERLAPRGLGFRAAGRIDVRADGLVLDLRGEQPVYVPADALVEVTTASWAIDRGVEPEGLIALSWRARTAGDADASDDLVVDTYLRAQRVGDATRIVDALTTLAGAGTAPGGDNGSEA; this comes from the coding sequence GTGGATGAGTACCTGGTCGGCGGCCTCGTCGCCGCAGCGCTCGTCGCGCTGTTCGCGACGCTCATGATCCGCTCCTGGCGCGCCCGGCGCGGGCGCGACGCCGGCATCGTCGACCACCCGCAGCCCGCGGAGCCCGGCGCGCCCGTGCTCGAGGCGCCCGTGATGCACGTGGCGACCACGCCGCACCGGCGGCCCGTGGAGCGCCTCGCCCCGCGCGGACTCGGGTTCCGCGCCGCGGGCCGCATCGACGTCCGCGCCGACGGGCTCGTGCTCGACCTGCGCGGCGAGCAGCCGGTGTACGTGCCGGCGGACGCCCTCGTCGAGGTCACGACCGCGAGCTGGGCGATCGACCGCGGCGTGGAGCCGGAGGGGCTCATCGCGCTTTCCTGGCGTGCACGCACCGCCGGGGACGCCGACGCATCCGACGACCTCGTCGTCGACACCTACCTCAGGGCCCAGCGGGTCGGCGACGCCACCCGCATCGTGGACGCCCTCACCACACTCGCCGGGGCCGGGACGGCCCCAGGCGGCGACAACGGAAGCGAGGCCTGA
- a CDS encoding dihydroorotase, with protein MSRTLIRGATLVDGTRGDLLLADGRIAELGSVTDAAGATVIDADGLLALPGLVDLHTHLREPGFEQSETVLTGSRAAAAGGYTAVFPMANTSPVADTAGVVEQELRLGEDAGYVTVQPIGAVTVGLAGERLAELGAMAASRAKVRVFSDDGLCVADPLLMRRALEYVKAFDGVIAQHAQEPRLTEGAQMNEGALSGELGLRGWPAVAEEAIIARDALLAEHVGSRLHVCHLSTAGSVEVVRWAKARGIRITAEVTPHHLLLTDDLVASYDARYKVNPPLRTADDVEALRDALADGTIDIVATDHAPHPVESKECEWDAAANGMVGLESALSVVHEAMVETGRFAWADVARVMSAAPARIGSLAGHGHALEAGAPAELTLYDPDARAEFGVGSLAGRSRNSPYLGRSLPGRVLATFHRGVATVLDGQVRPADEVAGGARG; from the coding sequence GTGAGCCGCACGCTCATCCGCGGCGCGACCCTGGTCGACGGCACGCGGGGCGACCTCCTGCTCGCGGACGGACGGATCGCCGAGCTGGGCTCGGTGACGGATGCCGCGGGCGCGACCGTGATCGACGCCGACGGCCTGCTGGCCCTGCCCGGCCTCGTCGACCTGCACACGCACCTGCGCGAGCCCGGGTTCGAGCAGAGCGAGACGGTGCTGACCGGCAGCCGCGCGGCCGCGGCCGGCGGCTACACGGCGGTGTTCCCGATGGCGAACACGTCGCCCGTGGCCGACACCGCGGGCGTCGTGGAGCAGGAGCTCCGGCTCGGAGAGGACGCCGGCTACGTCACCGTGCAGCCGATCGGTGCCGTCACCGTGGGCCTCGCGGGGGAGCGGCTCGCCGAGCTGGGCGCGATGGCCGCCTCGCGGGCGAAGGTGCGCGTGTTCTCCGACGACGGGCTGTGCGTCGCCGACCCGCTCCTCATGCGCCGCGCGCTCGAGTACGTCAAGGCCTTCGACGGCGTGATCGCCCAGCACGCGCAGGAGCCGCGCCTCACCGAGGGCGCGCAGATGAACGAGGGCGCCCTCTCGGGCGAGCTCGGCCTGCGCGGCTGGCCGGCGGTCGCCGAGGAGGCGATCATCGCGCGCGACGCGCTGCTCGCCGAGCACGTCGGCAGCCGGCTGCACGTGTGCCACCTGTCGACCGCGGGCTCGGTCGAGGTCGTCCGCTGGGCGAAGGCCCGCGGCATCCGCATCACCGCCGAGGTGACCCCGCACCACCTGCTCCTCACCGACGACCTCGTCGCCAGCTACGACGCGCGGTACAAGGTGAACCCGCCGCTGCGCACGGCCGACGACGTCGAGGCGCTGCGCGACGCGCTGGCCGACGGCACCATCGACATCGTCGCGACCGACCACGCTCCGCACCCCGTCGAGTCGAAGGAGTGCGAGTGGGATGCCGCCGCGAACGGCATGGTCGGGCTCGAGTCCGCCCTGTCGGTCGTGCACGAGGCCATGGTCGAGACCGGCCGGTTCGCCTGGGCGGACGTCGCGCGCGTGATGTCGGCGGCGCCGGCGCGCATCGGCAGCCTCGCCGGCCACGGGCACGCGCTCGAGGCGGGGGCGCCGGCCGAACTGACGCTCTACGACCCCGATGCGCGCGCCGAGTTCGGCGTGGGCTCGCTCGCCGGACGCAGCCGCAACTCGCCTTATCTCGGCCGCTCGCTGCCCGGTCGCGTGCTCGCCACGTTCCACCGCGGCGTCGCGACCGTGCTCGACGGCCAGGTGCGCCCGGCCGACGAGGTCGCGGGAGGCGCCCGTGGATGA
- a CDS encoding aspartate carbamoyltransferase catalytic subunit: MRHLLSTRDLGRERAIELLDVAEDMAAVQQREVRKLPTLRGRTVVNLFFEDSTRTRVSFEAAAKRLSADVITFSAKGSSVSKGESLKDTAQTLQAIGADAVVVRHQASGAPQVLATSGWIDAGVVNAGDGTHEHPTQALLDAFTMRRRLHGGASRGRGLDGARVVIVGDVLHSRVARSNVWLLDALGAEVTLVAPPTLLPVDVSAWPAQVGYDLDAAIDAGPDAVMMLRVQAERMHAAFFPNSREYSRTWGLDDARFARLPRTTMVMHPGPMNRGFEIAASAADSAQSTVLEQVANGVSVRMAALYLLLSGEREEAA, from the coding sequence ATGAGGCACCTGCTCTCGACCCGCGATCTGGGGCGCGAGCGGGCCATCGAGCTGCTCGACGTCGCCGAGGACATGGCGGCGGTCCAGCAGCGCGAGGTGCGCAAGCTCCCGACGCTGCGCGGCCGCACGGTCGTGAACCTCTTCTTCGAGGACTCGACCCGCACCCGCGTCTCGTTCGAGGCGGCGGCGAAGCGACTGTCGGCCGATGTCATCACGTTCAGCGCCAAGGGCTCGAGCGTCTCGAAGGGCGAGAGCCTGAAGGACACCGCCCAGACGCTGCAGGCGATCGGTGCCGATGCGGTGGTCGTGCGCCACCAGGCATCCGGTGCCCCGCAGGTGCTCGCGACGAGCGGCTGGATCGACGCGGGCGTCGTGAACGCGGGCGATGGCACCCACGAGCATCCGACCCAGGCGCTGCTCGACGCGTTCACGATGCGCCGGCGCCTGCACGGCGGCGCCTCGCGCGGTCGCGGGCTCGACGGCGCGCGCGTGGTGATCGTCGGCGACGTGCTGCACTCGCGCGTCGCCCGCTCGAACGTGTGGCTGCTCGACGCGCTCGGCGCCGAGGTGACGCTCGTCGCCCCGCCGACGCTGCTGCCGGTCGATGTCTCGGCGTGGCCCGCACAGGTCGGCTACGACCTCGATGCGGCGATCGACGCGGGCCCCGACGCGGTGATGATGCTGCGCGTGCAGGCCGAGCGCATGCACGCCGCGTTCTTCCCCAACAGCCGGGAGTACTCCCGCACGTGGGGGCTCGACGACGCCAGGTTCGCGCGACTGCCGCGGACTACGATGGTCATGCATCCGGGGCCGATGAACCGGGGTTTCGAGATCGCGGCGTCGGCCGCCGACTCGGCCCAGTCCACGGTGCTCGAACAGGTTGCGAACGGAGTTTCGGTGAGAATGGCTGCCCTGTACCTGCTGCTGTCCGGTGAGCGGGAGGAGGCGGCGTGA
- the pyrR gene encoding bifunctional pyr operon transcriptional regulator/uracil phosphoribosyltransferase PyrR → MAVRPVLQQADIERALTRIAHEILESNRGADGLVILGIPTRGVVLASRIADVIRRIEPGAPDALAGALDVTMYRDDLSHTRTRTPAPTDVPVGIDGRTVVLVDDVLYSGRTIRAALDALADIGRPRAVRLAVLVDRGHREFPIRADFVGKNLPSAATERINVHLREIDGEDGVTIEGGVR, encoded by the coding sequence ATGGCTGTGCGCCCCGTGCTGCAGCAGGCCGACATCGAACGCGCGCTCACGCGCATCGCCCACGAGATCCTCGAATCCAACCGCGGGGCGGACGGCCTGGTGATCCTCGGCATCCCCACGCGCGGCGTGGTGCTGGCCTCCCGGATCGCCGACGTCATCCGTCGCATCGAGCCCGGGGCCCCCGACGCCCTCGCCGGCGCGCTCGACGTGACCATGTACCGCGACGACCTCTCCCACACGCGCACGCGCACGCCCGCGCCGACCGACGTGCCCGTCGGCATCGACGGCCGCACCGTCGTGCTCGTCGACGACGTCCTCTACTCGGGGCGCACCATCCGCGCCGCGCTCGACGCGCTGGCCGACATCGGCCGGCCGCGCGCGGTGCGCCTCGCCGTGCTCGTCGACCGCGGTCACCGCGAGTTCCCGATCCGCGCCGACTTCGTCGGCAAGAACCTGCCGAGCGCGGCGACCGAGCGCATCAACGTGCACCTGCGCGAGATCGACGGCGAGGATGGCGTGACCATCGAGGGGGGCGTGCGATGA
- a CDS encoding glycosyltransferase, which yields MADVMIAVMPFAGHVAPLAAVTAAFVEAGHDVRVYTGRAYAERFAALGAEVVPWTCAPDFDELDLAATFPALRGRKGPRQLLANVEHLFVGTGAAQGEDLARAFAARPWDVIVADGLSLGTHLAAERLGTPSVTVSIVPLSMPTPELPPPILPLLPATGPLGRLRDRVLFTALDVLSRGVRRAYDAQRAAFGLPPTDGPLDDAWHSPDLVCASGVPELEFPRSSWPVRVEFVGALAPTGSIRPEPPAWWADLPDDRPIVHVTQGTLNVDPDDLIRPTFTALGRQPVSIVATTGRADAPELPFPAPPNAHVTGLVDYAALLPRLDAMITNGGWGGVLAALAHGVPLIVAGGDIDKPVIAARVGWAGAGIDLRTGTPRPRAILRAWRRLSGDPRYRERAAEIGRALRTHDGPREVVAHTIALVERRRAGRPARDAG from the coding sequence ATGGCCGACGTCATGATCGCCGTGATGCCCTTCGCGGGGCACGTCGCACCGCTGGCCGCGGTGACCGCGGCCTTCGTCGAGGCCGGCCACGACGTGCGCGTCTACACCGGCCGCGCCTACGCCGAACGGTTCGCGGCGCTCGGCGCCGAGGTGGTTCCCTGGACGTGCGCACCGGACTTCGACGAGCTCGACCTCGCCGCCACGTTCCCCGCGCTCCGTGGCCGGAAGGGTCCGCGCCAGCTGCTCGCGAACGTCGAGCACCTGTTCGTGGGCACCGGCGCCGCACAGGGCGAGGACCTCGCCCGTGCGTTCGCGGCACGCCCGTGGGACGTCATCGTGGCCGACGGGCTCAGCCTCGGCACGCACCTCGCGGCGGAACGCCTCGGGACGCCGTCGGTCACCGTGAGCATCGTCCCGCTCTCGATGCCGACCCCGGAGCTGCCCCCGCCGATCCTCCCGCTGCTCCCGGCGACCGGTCCGCTCGGCCGCCTCCGCGACCGCGTGCTGTTCACGGCGCTGGACGTGCTCTCGCGCGGCGTGCGGCGGGCGTACGACGCCCAGCGCGCGGCGTTCGGCCTGCCGCCGACCGACGGGCCGCTCGACGATGCGTGGCACTCGCCCGACCTGGTCTGCGCGTCCGGAGTGCCCGAACTGGAGTTCCCCCGCAGCTCCTGGCCCGTGCGCGTCGAGTTCGTGGGCGCCCTCGCGCCGACGGGGTCGATCCGGCCCGAGCCGCCGGCATGGTGGGCGGACCTGCCCGACGACCGCCCGATCGTGCACGTGACGCAGGGCACGCTGAACGTCGACCCGGACGACCTGATCCGGCCGACGTTCACGGCCCTCGGCCGCCAGCCGGTGTCGATCGTGGCGACGACGGGGCGGGCCGACGCGCCGGAGCTGCCGTTCCCGGCCCCGCCGAACGCGCACGTGACGGGGCTCGTCGACTATGCGGCGCTGCTCCCGCGGCTCGACGCGATGATCACCAACGGCGGGTGGGGCGGCGTGCTCGCCGCGCTCGCGCACGGGGTTCCCCTCATCGTCGCCGGCGGCGACATCGACAAGCCGGTGATCGCCGCTCGGGTCGGCTGGGCCGGCGCGGGCATCGACCTGCGCACCGGCACGCCGAGGCCGCGGGCGATCCTGCGCGCGTGGCGGCGGCTCTCCGGGGACCCCCGCTACCGGGAGCGCGCCGCCGAGATCGGCCGCGCCCTCCGCACCCACGACGGGCCGCGCGAGGTCGTCGCCCACACGATCGCGCTCGTCGAGCGGCGGCGAGCGGGGCGTCCCGCGAGAGACGCCGGCTGA
- a CDS encoding DsbA family protein, which yields MIRRVLAIAGGIALAASLAACAPDTASETGTGGADASADLPTGTIGAAHFDEFALVAGDGDIRVAAYVDPSCPHCADFEAEVGDTIAELVEDGTITYAVHPMNFLDRASDTAYSSRAGSAMTCVATEAPEALLPMVAAVFANQPSDAAGLDDPALSQLAADAGAPGAADCIAANTYVDWVQASNDQALTGPIEGAEIERVEGTPTLLVDGAPYTGAFDADEVRAFITGN from the coding sequence GTGATCCGTCGCGTGCTGGCGATCGCGGGCGGCATCGCGCTGGCGGCCTCGCTGGCGGCCTGCGCGCCCGACACCGCGAGCGAGACCGGCACGGGCGGGGCGGATGCCTCGGCCGACCTGCCGACCGGCACGATCGGCGCGGCGCACTTCGACGAGTTCGCGCTCGTCGCGGGCGACGGCGACATCCGGGTCGCTGCGTACGTCGACCCGTCCTGCCCGCACTGCGCGGACTTCGAGGCCGAGGTCGGCGACACCATCGCGGAACTCGTCGAGGACGGCACCATCACCTACGCCGTCCACCCGATGAACTTCCTCGACCGCGCCTCCGACACGGCCTACTCGTCGCGCGCGGGCTCGGCGATGACGTGCGTCGCGACGGAGGCGCCCGAGGCGCTGCTGCCGATGGTGGCCGCGGTCTTCGCGAACCAGCCGTCGGATGCCGCCGGGCTCGACGACCCGGCGCTGTCGCAGCTCGCGGCCGACGCGGGCGCGCCCGGCGCAGCGGACTGCATCGCGGCGAACACCTACGTCGACTGGGTGCAGGCGTCGAACGACCAGGCGTTGACCGGGCCCATCGAGGGCGCCGAGATCGAGCGCGTCGAGGGCACGCCCACGCTGCTCGTGGACGGCGCCCCGTACACGGGCGCGTTCGACGCCGACGAGGTGCGGGCGTTCATCACCGGCAACTGA
- the nusB gene encoding transcription antitermination factor NusB: MSARTKARKRALDMLYAADLRGVPVERVLADEAERAVGEPERQASWLYAREIVDGVIDHRAEIDELITSHSRGWTLERMPAVDRAVLRIAVWEIAYNDEVPDGVAISEAVESVTVLSTDDSASFVNGLLSAVAGDRA, translated from the coding sequence GTGAGCGCCCGCACGAAGGCGCGCAAGCGCGCGCTGGACATGCTCTACGCGGCGGACCTCCGCGGCGTGCCGGTCGAGCGCGTCCTCGCCGACGAGGCGGAGCGCGCGGTCGGCGAGCCCGAGCGCCAGGCGTCGTGGCTGTACGCGCGGGAGATCGTCGACGGCGTCATCGACCACCGTGCCGAGATCGACGAGCTCATCACGTCGCACTCCCGCGGCTGGACCCTCGAGCGCATGCCCGCGGTCGACCGTGCCGTGCTCCGCATCGCGGTCTGGGAGATCGCGTACAACGACGAGGTGCCCGACGGCGTCGCCATCTCGGAGGCCGTCGAGTCGGTCACCGTGCTCTCGACCGACGACTCGGCGAGCTTCGTGAACGGCCTGCTCTCGGCCGTGGCGGGGGACCGCGCGTGA
- the efp gene encoding elongation factor P has product MASTADIKNGVVLSIDGQLWSVIEFQHVKPGKGGAFVRTKLKNVVSGKVVDRTYNAGAKVDIQNVDRRDYTYLYNDGESFVFMDATDYDQITVTDTVVGDAKNYMLENQPVTIALHDGNPLYLDLPASVVLEITYTEPGLQGDRSTGGTKPATLETGYEIQVPLFLETGTKVKVDTRTGDYLGRVND; this is encoded by the coding sequence ATGGCGAGCACTGCGGACATCAAGAACGGCGTCGTCCTGAGCATCGACGGCCAGCTCTGGAGCGTGATCGAGTTCCAGCACGTCAAGCCCGGCAAGGGCGGTGCGTTCGTGCGCACCAAGCTGAAGAACGTCGTGAGCGGCAAGGTCGTCGACCGCACCTACAACGCCGGCGCCAAGGTCGACATCCAGAACGTCGACCGCCGCGACTACACGTACCTGTACAACGACGGCGAGAGCTTCGTGTTCATGGACGCGACCGACTACGACCAGATCACCGTGACCGACACGGTCGTCGGCGACGCCAAGAACTACATGCTCGAGAACCAGCCCGTGACCATCGCGCTGCACGACGGCAACCCGCTCTACCTCGACCTGCCGGCCTCGGTCGTGCTCGAGATCACCTACACCGAGCCGGGCCTGCAGGGCGACCGCTCGACCGGCGGCACCAAGCCGGCGACGCTCGAGACCGGCTACGAGATCCAGGTGCCGCTGTTCCTGGAGACCGGCACCAAGGTCAAGGTCGACACCCGCACCGGCGACTACCTCGGCCGCGTGAACGACTAG
- a CDS encoding type II 3-dehydroquinate dehydratase, which yields MTTVLVLNGPNLGRLGTREPDVYGTATLDDIRARLESSAPAGIDIELRQTDHEGELIGWLHEAVDRGCPVVLNPAAFTHYSYGMRDAAAMVSKSGLPLIEVHLSNPHSREAFRGYSVVSEVATGVIAGFGADSYRLAIDQVARLVA from the coding sequence ATGACGACGGTGCTGGTGCTGAACGGACCCAACCTCGGCCGCCTCGGCACGCGCGAGCCCGACGTGTACGGCACGGCGACCCTCGACGACATCCGCGCGCGGCTCGAGTCGTCCGCTCCCGCCGGCATCGACATCGAGCTGCGCCAGACCGACCACGAGGGCGAGCTGATCGGCTGGCTGCACGAGGCGGTGGACCGCGGATGCCCCGTGGTGCTGAACCCCGCCGCGTTCACGCACTACAGCTACGGCATGCGCGACGCGGCCGCGATGGTGTCGAAGTCGGGCCTGCCGCTCATCGAGGTGCACCTGTCGAACCCGCACTCGCGGGAGGCGTTCCGCGGCTACAGCGTCGTGTCGGAGGTCGCGACGGGCGTGATCGCGGGGTTCGGAGCCGACTCGTACCGGCTCGCGATCGACCAGGTGGCGCGCCTGGTCGCCTGA
- a CDS encoding DUF5684 domain-containing protein, which translates to MISGRAAAIAALAVGMLLTAAPAQAADAGAGAAAGDVEVGSCVDLVARDGSGVAAEATVASCDAAHDGEVYARLRVHGAYPGHDALLVRAAALCDRAVVPSGLRIEQSVLEAVYRIPDEASFADRPELECVAVPRDGSRLATSLAAADAAGTLADPDVVHISAVRIGECLDPAQDAGGEFGSLVRLVDCDAGAAARLVHREDLEGAYPGTEAMAETARAVCSVAIGTSEPEFAPWVWYPASGTYLNEPTIECAQAVGGDGALVRKPSWDLGGASAGSGPTSPLVPPLEFVVALGAFVLLGLVFVSAVLVGSWVLMGAGLTVLFGRVGIPAWRAWVPLLRTYSWLRLGGQPGHLTWLQLVPGGSWVTSIFLWIGMHRTGLAFGRDAGYVALGVLVPFVWAFTVGAGEAYRPERIVAHGYPPPAEGTPAAEPEAWWPGPAPSPPTSPLG; encoded by the coding sequence GTGATCTCCGGCAGGGCCGCGGCGATCGCGGCCCTGGCGGTCGGGATGCTGCTCACGGCCGCGCCCGCGCAGGCGGCCGATGCCGGCGCCGGCGCCGCCGCGGGCGACGTCGAGGTCGGCAGCTGCGTCGACCTCGTCGCGCGCGACGGTTCCGGCGTGGCGGCCGAGGCGACGGTCGCCTCGTGCGATGCGGCGCACGACGGCGAGGTGTACGCCCGGCTCCGGGTGCATGGCGCGTACCCGGGCCACGACGCGCTCCTGGTCCGCGCGGCCGCCCTGTGCGATCGTGCGGTGGTGCCGTCCGGGCTCCGGATCGAGCAGAGCGTGCTGGAGGCGGTGTACCGGATCCCCGACGAGGCATCCTTCGCCGACCGTCCGGAGCTGGAGTGCGTCGCGGTGCCCCGCGACGGGTCGCGGCTCGCGACCTCGCTCGCTGCGGCGGACGCCGCGGGCACGCTCGCGGACCCGGACGTCGTCCACATCTCCGCGGTGCGCATCGGCGAGTGCCTCGACCCGGCGCAGGACGCCGGGGGCGAGTTCGGGAGCCTGGTGCGGCTCGTGGACTGCGACGCCGGCGCTGCGGCGAGGTTGGTGCACCGGGAGGACCTCGAGGGCGCGTATCCGGGGACCGAGGCGATGGCCGAGACGGCGCGCGCCGTCTGCTCCGTTGCGATCGGCACGTCGGAGCCGGAGTTCGCCCCGTGGGTCTGGTACCCGGCCTCGGGCACGTACCTGAACGAGCCGACGATCGAGTGCGCGCAGGCGGTCGGCGGAGACGGTGCGCTGGTGCGGAAGCCGTCCTGGGACCTCGGCGGCGCGTCGGCGGGGTCCGGTCCGACGTCGCCCCTGGTGCCGCCGCTCGAGTTCGTCGTGGCGCTGGGAGCGTTCGTGCTGCTGGGCCTCGTGTTCGTGTCCGCGGTGCTCGTCGGTTCCTGGGTGCTCATGGGGGCCGGGCTCACGGTGCTGTTCGGCCGGGTCGGCATCCCGGCGTGGCGTGCGTGGGTCCCGCTCCTGCGCACGTACTCGTGGCTCCGCCTCGGCGGGCAGCCGGGCCACCTGACCTGGCTGCAGCTCGTCCCCGGCGGGTCGTGGGTCACCTCGATCTTCCTGTGGATCGGGATGCACCGGACGGGGCTCGCGTTCGGTCGCGACGCCGGCTACGTGGCGCTCGGGGTCCTCGTGCCCTTCGTCTGGGCCTTCACCGTGGGTGCCGGCGAGGCGTACCGGCCCGAGCGGATCGTCGCGCACGGCTACCCGCCCCCTGCGGAGGGAACGCCGGCCGCGGAGCCGGAAGCGTGGTGGCCCGGCCCCGCGCCGAGCCCGCCGACCTCGCCGCTAGGCTGA
- the aroB gene encoding 3-dehydroquinate synthase, giving the protein MTDETTTIRVGGADGYDVRVGRGITADGVADALGGGVAKVLMVHPPTLGAKAAALREALLGRYEVLLAEVPDAEAGKRVEVAAFCWQVMGQADFTRSDAVIGFGGGAVTDLAGFVAATWLRGVKLVQVPTTVLGMVDAAVGGKTGINTAEGKNLVGAFYAPAAVLCDLDHLDTLSRNEILAGFAEIVKAGFIRYPEILDVIEADPDAATDPSTPQFRRVLELAITMKAEVVSEDFTEQGLREILNYGHTLGHAIEHAERYQWRHGAAVAVGMMFAAELSRLAGRLSDEVVDRHRRVLDLLNLPTTYPVGRWNTLLATMQRDKKARGAMLRFIVLDDLAKPTVLQAPEQSLLFAAYQEIGS; this is encoded by the coding sequence GTGACCGACGAGACGACGACGATCCGGGTCGGCGGCGCCGACGGCTACGACGTGCGCGTCGGGCGGGGCATCACGGCCGACGGCGTGGCGGACGCCCTGGGCGGCGGCGTCGCGAAGGTGCTCATGGTGCACCCGCCGACGCTCGGTGCGAAGGCCGCGGCGCTCCGCGAGGCGCTGCTGGGCCGCTACGAGGTGCTGCTCGCGGAGGTGCCCGACGCGGAGGCCGGCAAGCGCGTCGAGGTCGCCGCGTTCTGCTGGCAGGTCATGGGCCAGGCCGACTTCACCCGCAGCGATGCGGTCATCGGCTTCGGCGGGGGAGCGGTGACCGATCTCGCGGGATTCGTCGCGGCCACCTGGCTGCGCGGGGTGAAGCTCGTGCAGGTGCCGACCACGGTGCTCGGCATGGTCGACGCTGCGGTCGGCGGCAAGACCGGCATCAACACCGCCGAGGGCAAGAACCTCGTGGGCGCCTTCTACGCGCCGGCCGCGGTGCTCTGCGACCTCGACCACCTCGACACGCTGTCGCGCAACGAGATCCTCGCGGGCTTCGCCGAGATCGTGAAGGCCGGCTTCATCCGCTACCCCGAGATCCTCGACGTCATCGAGGCCGACCCGGATGCCGCGACCGACCCGTCGACCCCGCAGTTCCGCCGTGTCCTCGAACTGGCGATCACGATGAAGGCGGAGGTCGTCAGCGAGGACTTCACCGAGCAGGGCCTCCGCGAGATCCTCAACTACGGCCACACCCTCGGCCACGCGATCGAGCACGCCGAGCGCTACCAGTGGCGCCACGGCGCCGCGGTCGCGGTGGGCATGATGTTCGCGGCCGAGCTCTCGCGCCTCGCGGGCCGGCTCTCCGACGAGGTCGTCGACCGGCACCGCCGCGTGCTCGACCTGCTGAACCTGCCCACGACCTACCCCGTCGGCCGGTGGAACACGCTGCTCGCGACCATGCAGCGGGACAAGAAGGCCCGCGGCGCGATGCTGCGCTTCATCGTGCTCGACGACCTCGCCAAGCCGACCGTGCTGCAGGCGCCCGAGCAGTCGCTGCTGTTCGCGGCGTACCAGGAGATCGGTTCGTGA
- a CDS encoding shikimate kinase: MPERPLPLVLIGPMGSGKTKLGRRVAAALDLPFIDTDAEIVAAHGPIHEIFATEGEAGFRAKERTAVAAALRERAVVSLGGGAVLDAGTREDLGEASVVLLHVDARTVAARLGAAGARRPLLDGGGIETWTRIAAERKPVYDALADLVVDTRSGTAAQLTDLICDWWRNET, encoded by the coding sequence ATGCCTGAGCGGCCCCTTCCGCTCGTGCTCATCGGCCCGATGGGATCGGGCAAGACCAAGCTCGGCCGACGGGTCGCCGCCGCCCTGGACCTGCCGTTCATCGACACCGACGCCGAGATCGTGGCGGCGCACGGTCCCATCCACGAGATCTTCGCGACCGAGGGCGAGGCCGGGTTCCGCGCGAAGGAGCGCACCGCGGTCGCCGCGGCGCTGCGCGAGCGGGCGGTCGTCTCGCTCGGCGGCGGCGCGGTGCTCGATGCGGGCACGCGCGAGGACCTCGGCGAGGCATCCGTCGTGCTGCTGCACGTCGATGCGCGCACCGTCGCGGCTCGGCTCGGTGCGGCCGGCGCGCGCCGACCGCTGCTCGACGGCGGCGGCATCGAGACCTGGACCCGCATCGCGGCCGAGCGGAAGCCGGTCTACGACGCGCTCGCCGACCTCGTGGTCGACACGCGCAGCGGCACCGCGGCCCAGCTGACCGACCTGATCTGCGACTGGTGGAGGAACGAGACGTGA